The following coding sequences are from one Gossypium hirsutum isolate 1008001.06 chromosome A12, Gossypium_hirsutum_v2.1, whole genome shotgun sequence window:
- the LOC107935223 gene encoding kinesin-like protein KIN-14R, with product MDNAQLNAFLQNPETHFPDFSITRGFDSEKCDLALNLDNPTSAMDEGEEESFADLMLCDSNSRLILSGFSKSNCTDEIVMFINAGGEALNETDSSMKFVGDNYFEGGNVMQTNEPINEAGDCPFIYWSARIGSFSYRFKNLPPGDYFVDLHFAEIINTNGPKGMRIFNVYMQEEKVLSDFDIFSVVGANKPLQVVGLRVSVKEDGLIALRFEGVIGSPMVCGICVRKTQNIPVTQGSQEYLKCNNCAAEIEVSSAQMKFVRTKVTYKYEKKIQELTTQCQLKTHECHEAWMSLTAANEQLEKVRMELDNKIFQTRTLDETVGKQTENLKNITSSYEHYKKYWAAAINNLQEKIKIMKNEHAQLSHEAHACAESIPELNKMVTGVQALVEQCEDLKVKYSEEQAKRKELYNQIQETKGNIRVFCRCRPLSKAEISAGSAQAVDFDAAKDGNIGILTGASTKKTFKFDRVYTPNDNQVDVFADALPLVTSVLDGYNVCIFAYGQTGTGKTFTMEGTDQNRGVNYRTLEQLFHIAKERSETFMYNISVSVLEVYNEQIRDLLSTSPTSKRLEIKQSAEGFHHVPGIVEAQVENIKEVWNVLQIGSNSRAVGSNNVNEHSSRSHCMLCIMVKSKNLMTGDCTKSKLWLVDLAGSERLAKTDAQGERLKEAQNINKSLSALGDVVYALATKSSHIPYRNSKLTHLLQDSLGGDSKTLMFVQISPSERDLSETLSSLNFATRVRGVELGPAKRQVDTSELQKMKIMLEKARQESRSKEESLKKLEESLQNLESKAKGRDQVYKTQQEKIKELEGQLELKNSMHNQSEKQLSQLSDRLKGKEEISTALQLKVKELEAKIKERQQSDSASCQQKVKELENKLKEQVQESESHSLSLQLKIKELERKLKEQEQNPESILLRQKIKELEDRLREQEQQLQCALARSFADTIAASPSEGKWRKDDESMNEAEPHILRSSNSTSSRPLSHGFKQPKISDLVHESRKKRYSRSGETENNMVMAASLADKRARKSDPPKIARGVKTTKPGSLAAQGPAAHKRVINRGQVHAAMERDSNKKIWSR from the exons ATGGATAATGCTCAGTTAAACGCTTTTCTCCAAAACCCAGAAACCCATTTCCCCGATTTCTCTATTACTAGGGGTTTCGACTCAGAAAAATGCGATCTTGCCTTGAATCTAGATAACCCTACCTCCGCCATGGATGAAGGTGAAGAAGAATCTTTTGCTGATCTAATGCTTTGTGACTCTAATTCAAGGCTGATCCTATCCGGGTTTTCCAAATCTAATTGCACCG ATGAAATTGTGATGTTTATAAACGCTGGAGGAGAGGCTTTAAATGAAACAGATTCTAGCATGAAATTTGTGGGGGATAATTACTTTGAAGGAGGAAATGTTATGCAGACCAATGAGCCTATAAATGAGGCTGGAGATTGTCCTTTCATTTATTGGTCTGCAAGAATTGGTAGCTTCTCATACCGGTTCAAAAATCTTCCTCCGGGAGACTATTTTGTTGATCTTCATTTTGCAGAGATCATTAACACTAATGGACCTAAAGGAATGAGGATATTCAATGTCTATATGCAAGAAGAGAAG GTATTGTCAGATTTTGATATCTTCTCAGTTGTTGGAGCCAATAAGCCATTACAAGTTGTTGGTTTGAGGGTATCAGTGAAGGAGGATGGGCTAATTGCTTTGAGGTTTGAAGGAGTTATAGGAAGCCCCATGGTTTGTGGGATTTGTGTAAggaaaacacaaaatattccag TTACTCAGGGATCGCAAGAATATCTTAAGTGCAATAACTGTGCTGCTGAAATTGAAGTTTCCTCAGCTCAG ATGAAATTTGTGCGAACAAAAGTTACATACAAGTATGAAAAGAAGATACAAGAGCTCACTACACAGTGCCAGCTCAAGACACATGAATGTCACGAGGCTTGGATGTCATTGACTGCAGCAAATGAGCAGTTGGAGAAGGTTAGGATGGAACTTGACAACAAGATCTTCCAAACACGCACTCTCG ATGAAACTGTGGGGAAACAaactgaaaatttgaaaaatattactAGCAGTTATGAACATTATAAGAAGTATTGGGCAGCAGCAATCAATAATTTACAAGAGAAAATAAAG ATAATGAAAAATGAACATGCTCAGCTCTCCCATGAAGCACATGCCTGTGCTGAGTCAATACCCGAACTGAATAAAATGGTCACTGGTGTCCAAGCACTGG TTGAGCAGTGTGAGGATCTCAAAGTGAAGTATAGTGAAGAGCAAGCGAAGCGAAAGGAGCTCTATAATCAAATTCAGGAAACAAAAG GTAATATCAGAGTCTTTTGCCGCTGCCGCCCACTTAGTAAAGCAGAGATATCAGCTGGTTCTGCTCAAGCTGTAGATTTTGATGCAGCAAAAGATGGAAACATTGGAATTCTGACAGGTGCCTCCACCAAAAAGACTTTCAAGTTTGATCGAGTGTACACACCCAACGACAATCAAG TTGATGTTTTTGCGGATGCCTTGCCATTGGTGACATCAGTGTTAGATGGCTACAATGTCTGTATTTTCGCTTACGGGCAAACAGGAACAGGGAAGACATTTACAATGGAAGGCACAGACCAGAACAGAGGAGTCAATTATAGAACTCTAGAGCAGTTGTTTCATATTGCTAAAGAAAGGAGTGAAACTTTTATGTATAACATATCTGTTAGTGTTCTTGAAGTTTATAATGAACAAATTAGAGACTTATTATCTACATCACCAACATCAAAGAG GTTGGAGATAAAGCAATCTGCTGAAGGGTTTCATCATGTTCCAGGCATTGTAGAAGCTCAGGTTGAAAATATAAAGGAAGTTTGGAATGTATTGCAGATTGGAAGCAATTCTAGAGCTGTTGGATCAAACAATGTGAATGAACATAGCAGCCGATCCCACTG CATGCTTTGTATAATGGTAAAATCAAAGAACTTGATGACTGGTGATTGCACCAAGAGCAAGCTTTGGCTTGTGGATTTGGCAGGCAGTGAGAGGCTTGCCAAAACTGATGCACAAGGGGAACGACTCAAGGAGGCTCAAAATATCAATAAATCCCTTTCAGCTCTTGGGGATGTTGTGTACGCTTTAGCAACAAAAAGTAGTCATATTCCATACAG GAATTCAAAGTTGACACATTTACTTCAAGATTCATTAG GGGGTGACTCTAAGACTTTGATGTTTGTGCAAATTAGTCCTTCAGAGAGGGACTTAAGTGAAACCCTGAGCTCCTTGAACTTTGCAACTCGAGTTCGAGGAGTAGAGTTGGGTCCTGCTAAGAGGCAAGTTGATACAAGTGAGCTCCAGAAGATGAAAATAATG CTTGAAAAAGCAAGGCAGGAATCTAGATCCAAAGAGGAGTCTTTAAAGAAACTAGAAGAGAGCTTACAGAATCTAGAGAGTAAGGCCAAAGGTAGAGACCAAGTTTACAAAACACaacaagaaaagattaaagaACTTGAAGGTCAATTGGAGCTGAAAAATAGCATGCATAACCAGTCAGAGAAGCAGCTCTCACAACTTTCAGATAGATTGAAAGGGAAAGAAGAAATTTCCACTGCTTTGCAACTAAAG GTTAAAGAACTGGAGGCCAAGATTAAAGAGCGACAGCAATCGGATTCAGCTAGCTGCCAGCAAAAG GTTAAAGAACTCGAGAATAAGCTGAAAGAGCAAGTACAAGAATCCGAGTCCCATTCACTTTCTCTTCAACTGAAG ATCAAGGAGCTTGAGAGAAAGCTAAAAGAGCAAGAACAAAACCCAGAATCCATTTTGCTTCGTCAAAAG ATTAAGGAGCTGGAAGATAGATTGAGGGAGCAAGAACAACAATTGCAGTGTGCACTAGCTCGTAGCTTTGCTGATACGATTGCAGCTAGTCCTAGTGAAGGAAAATGGAGAAAAGATGATGAGTCCATGAATGAAGCTGAACCTCATATCCTAAGGAGTTCAAACTCAACCAGTAGCCGTCCCTTGAGCCATGGGTTCAAACAGCCAAAAATCAGTGATTTAGTTCATGAGTCAAGGAAGAAAAGGTACTCTCGAAGTGGTGAAACAGAGAACAATATGGTTATGGCTGCTTCTTTGGCTGATAAAAGGGCAAGAAAATCTGATCCACCTAAGATTGCAAGGGGTGTGAAAACAACAAAACCAGGTAGCTTAGCGGCACAAGGACCCGCGGCTCACAAAAGGGTCATTAATAGAGGTCAAGTCCACGCAGCAATGGAGAGAGATAGTAACAAAAAGATTTGGTCAAGGTAA